GGCTCATTTTCGCCCCCGGCTGATAGCGGTTGATCAGACAGGCATCCGGCTCGAAGCCTGCAAAACCCGCCTGGTCCGCCGCGCTCACGGCAAGCGAACGAAACAATTCCGGCATCGGCGGCCATTGCTGATGACTTTCCGGCGAGGTGGCCTGGTAGCGATAACCCGCCCTGTCCGTCACCCAACCGACATCACCGCAATTGGTCATTGCCACCGACATCGCATAACCGCCCGGCGTGGCGCGATACTGAAAAGGCACCAGCCCGGCGATCCGGTCGATTTCCGCCAGCAATGCGACATCCTCTGCCAGCGCCGCACCGCGCAATACCACCGCGCCCGGGCACAGTTCTTCGCGCCAGTTGGGGTGAAAATCGGGGTGATCAAACAAGTCCAAATTCATATCAGCCTCCGTGTTCACGCATCTGTTAAGTATAACAGCCGATTTGAGACAGAGGCAGATTGTCGGGGCGGATCGTTTCAGCTAAGGTTCATTAAGAGGCCGTAAGGTCATAAAGAACATCTTAAAAGGAGAATGAAATGAGTCGGGAAATTAACAAAGACACGCAGTTGTGTATGTCCCTTTCCGGTCGTCCGGGCAATTTCGGTACCCGTTTTCATAACAGCCTTTATCAGGCATTAGACCTGAACTTCGTCTACAAAGCATTTTCCACCCAAGACATCGAAGCCGCGGTGAAAGGCGTACGCGCACTGGGTATTCGCGGCTGCGCGGTCTCGATGCCGTTCAAGGAAGCCTGCATTCCTTTCCTCGATGAGTTGGATCCTTCCGCGACAGCCATTCAGTCGGTGAATACCATCGTCAATGACGACGGCTTCCTGCGCGCCTACAACACGGATTACATCGCGGTCGCCAAACTGCTCGACAGCCATCAGGTGCCGCGTGATGCCGTTTTCGCCCTGCGCGGCAGCGGCGGCATGGGCAAAGCCGTGGTCGCGGCCATTCGTGATGCCGGTTTCAAAAAGGGCTACATCATTGCCCGCAACGAAGCTAACGGCCG
This window of the Rahnella aceris genome carries:
- the alkB gene encoding DNA oxidative demethylase AlkB, with amino-acid sequence MNLDLFDHPDFHPNWREELCPGAVVLRGAALAEDVALLAEIDRIAGLVPFQYRATPGGYAMSVAMTNCGDVGWVTDRAGYRYQATSPESHQQWPPMPELFRSLAVSAADQAGFAGFEPDACLINRYQPGAKMSLHQDKDEHDFGQPIVSVSLGLPAVFQFGGMERSDKTQRVPLMHGDIVVWGGPSRLRYHGVLPLKAGEHPLTGSYRFNLTFRKAT
- a CDS encoding shikimate 5-dehydrogenase — protein: MSREINKDTQLCMSLSGRPGNFGTRFHNSLYQALDLNFVYKAFSTQDIEAAVKGVRALGIRGCAVSMPFKEACIPFLDELDPSATAIQSVNTIVNDDGFLRAYNTDYIAVAKLLDSHQVPRDAVFALRGSGGMGKAVVAAIRDAGFKKGYIIARNEANGRALAEEYGYEWKAEVGDVAVDMVVNVTPIGMAGGPEVDSLAFEPAVIDRASIVFDVVALPVETPLIRYGREHGKKVITGAEVATLQAVEQFVLYTGVRPSDEQIEKAAAHARG